From the Hydrogenispora ethanolica genome, the window GTTAAACAAGGTTTTTAATGAACCTTGTTTTTTTATTTTCTACGTGAAAAACGCGTAGAAATAGATAGGACGGTGACCTTAAATCCTTAAAATCGTGTCACCGTACGTAGAAAAACAAGCAGTACGGTAACCTCCAAGGAAAATCCAATTTACAAAGGAGGAATTTTCTTGGAACGAGTAAGATCGATTAAACAAAAGAACTTAACATTTGAAGAGGTTTACGACAGATTCATTTTATTTAAACAATCGCAAGGATTAGCTGATAGAACGATTAACGATTATCGGTATCATATTTCTAATCTATTTAAAACTAAAAACGTAGACCTTAAAGATATCGAAAATTTGAGATTTGAAATACAAAAATACTTTGTCAGCAGTTCAAAATTATCGGCTATAACTTTCAATAGCCGTAGAAAGTCGCTCAAGTGCTTTTTTTCTTGGTTATTGGAGCAAGGCTATATTCTCGAAAATCCAATGGACGAAATTAAAAAACGAAAAGAAGATGAGCAACCAAGGGCCGTTAATGAAGTGACTTTACAAGAACTTTTAAGGCTTCCTAACTTAAAAACGTTTGGTGGGCTCCGAGACTATTCTTTAATCATTTTCACAATGGATACAGGGATAAGACCATCAGAAGCTTTCGGTCTAACCATTAAAGAATTTAATTTAAAATCGTTTGAAGTACATATTCCGGCAGAGATAGCCAAGACGAGGATATCTCGAACTTTGCCGTTAAATGTAACCACTGTTGATGTAGTTAAAAAACTACATTCGGTAAGGCATCCAAGTTGGAGAGATAATGTTCCGTTATTTTGTACAGAGGTGGGAACACCATTAACGCGTTTTTCTTGGAGCAGACGGCTTAGAAAATATAGCGAAAAACTTGGCGTATCTGTAACTCCATATTCGCTAAGACATTCTTTTGGAACCATATTCCTCAGATTGGGCGGAAATGCGTTTAATCTTCAAAAACTCATGGGCCATACAACGTTAACAATGACACGCCGATATATCACTTTAACTGAGAAAGACCTTCATCAACAGCATTCTCTTGCTTCTCCAATTAATATTTTGGTTACTCGAAAAAATAGGGTTCGAAAAATATAAAAATATTCTAGTAGATAGGGATCGGTCCGTGATAGGATTGATCCTTTTTTAAATGATTTTACAATAGAATGTTTGTTGAATAGAAAAATTATGATAAAATGTAATCACTATGAAAATATTGGAGGTATATACTATGTCTAAAAATAATACAAACGATAATATTGAATGGAAAATTGCTATTGGTGAAAGCATGCACGAAAAAGACACCAAAGATCTTGAGGACATACTACAACAATTAGCCGATCAAGATGATGAGTCAGATGAGTGAGTATTCTTATTTTTGATGTTTGCTTTTAATTTCTCAATATCTATTTTATACTCGGTAATAATAATATCATTGTCTAAATTAACATAAGTTCCTTTAATCTCATTAAACAGTATTTTTTGCTTATTCCTTATTGAATCGAAATTTTTCCCACCAACTAACCAGAGTTCTTTAATCTCTCCGTTTGATATGCCGATTTTTTTAACTATACCACTCGCAATAATTTCCCTATTTTTTTCTATAGTTATTAATTGCCTTTCATTATTGTTGAATAGTGATGATAATACAGATTCTGTTGGTGAAATCTTGTTTTTTCTTTCGGATTTACGAATGGAGTTTATGAATTCCACAGCTTTTGGAGATAAACGATACCATAACCAAGCAACTAAAAAGCTGTTCAATAAAGTAATTCCAATATAAACCATAACAAAAGATATTGAAGAAAATCTTTTACTAATGTTAATTAATTCATCATTATTAATTAGACCAAAAATAAATCC encodes:
- a CDS encoding tyrosine-type recombinase/integrase, translating into MERVRSIKQKNLTFEEVYDRFILFKQSQGLADRTINDYRYHISNLFKTKNVDLKDIENLRFEIQKYFVSSSKLSAITFNSRRKSLKCFFSWLLEQGYILENPMDEIKKRKEDEQPRAVNEVTLQELLRLPNLKTFGGLRDYSLIIFTMDTGIRPSEAFGLTIKEFNLKSFEVHIPAEIAKTRISRTLPLNVTTVDVVKKLHSVRHPSWRDNVPLFCTEVGTPLTRFSWSRRLRKYSEKLGVSVTPYSLRHSFGTIFLRLGGNAFNLQKLMGHTTLTMTRRYITLTEKDLHQQHSLASPINILVTRKNRVRKI